From Streptomyces durmitorensis, a single genomic window includes:
- a CDS encoding MarR family winged helix-turn-helix transcriptional regulator, whose protein sequence is MDHEELGDPLHELTELTELTELTEEASTAMETLVSLWARASQTVSPRLSALQLQALLITRRNPGINLTGLAAEVGAALPAVSRLCDRLEAAGLLCREPVPASRREIGLALTQQGTDVVDALLAQRTQLLGDVLSRMPTASRRGFLAGLQEFSRAANRPERRPGLAPRR, encoded by the coding sequence ATGGACCACGAGGAACTTGGCGACCCCCTGCACGAGCTGACCGAGCTGACCGAGCTGACCGAGCTGACCGAAGAGGCATCCACCGCCATGGAAACACTGGTGTCTCTGTGGGCGCGGGCGTCCCAGACTGTCTCCCCCCGGCTTTCGGCCCTGCAACTGCAAGCATTGCTCATCACGCGCCGCAATCCCGGCATCAATCTCACTGGTTTGGCCGCGGAGGTCGGCGCCGCACTGCCCGCCGTCAGCAGGCTGTGTGACCGGCTGGAAGCCGCTGGGCTTCTGTGTCGCGAACCGGTACCCGCGAGCCGGAGAGAGATCGGGCTGGCACTGACACAACAAGGAACGGACGTTGTCGATGCCTTGCTCGCCCAGCGCACCCAGCTGCTCGGCGACGTACTGAGTCGTATGCCGACTGCCTCAAGGCGTGGGTTCTTGGCAGGTTTGCAAGAGTTCTCCAGGGCGGCGAATCGACCTGAGCGGCGGCCCGGGCTAGCGCCTAGGCGATGA
- a CDS encoding MarR family winged helix-turn-helix transcriptional regulator: MPRSLPLHSRETVAHAACSVSDLLEVLWGRGHEAAPSGPLPPSQFRALTVIKEQRKVNQRTLGEVLGSRPSAVSRLCDRLEAAGLIERLPSTTSRREVQLRLSRRGSSVLEEFRTLRVREVEAVLETMSPAHLATLSEGLNLFQEAAAEHIGLPSDAKSNDGPSAVIA, translated from the coding sequence ATGCCCCGAAGCCTTCCCCTCCATAGCCGCGAGACGGTGGCGCACGCCGCGTGCAGTGTGTCGGATCTGCTGGAGGTGCTGTGGGGGCGTGGCCATGAAGCCGCCCCTTCCGGGCCCCTCCCGCCTTCGCAGTTTCGGGCGCTGACGGTGATCAAAGAACAGCGGAAGGTCAACCAGCGGACCCTTGGTGAAGTGCTTGGATCGCGACCATCGGCCGTGAGCCGATTGTGCGACCGCTTGGAGGCCGCTGGTCTCATCGAGCGGCTTCCCAGCACCACCAGTCGCCGTGAGGTCCAACTGCGGCTGAGCCGACGTGGATCTTCCGTACTCGAAGAGTTCCGTACGTTGCGGGTGCGTGAGGTCGAAGCCGTACTGGAAACGATGTCACCGGCTCATTTGGCGACACTGTCCGAGGGGCTGAATCTGTTCCAAGAAGCCGCTGCGGAGCACATCGGTTTGCCGAGCGATGCGAAGTCAAATGATGGGCCGTCTGCAGTCATCGCCTAG
- a CDS encoding dihydrofolate reductase family protein, translating to MPQLLRVQNFNVSQDGFGAGENQSLERPFGDADPGDMFSWAGATASWPMRTDPGGSRGLDDYLTRDYARNIGAEIMGRNKFGPQRGPWEDHEWQGWWGDEPPFRTPVFVMTHHKRPSFTLSDTTFHFVDDDPATVLERAREAAQGKDVRLGGGAATIREFLDADLIDTLHVAVSSVKLGSGSRLWESPDELLDRFHLDVVPSPGGAVTHHLFWRK from the coding sequence GTGCCCCAGTTGCTGAGAGTGCAGAACTTCAACGTCTCGCAGGACGGCTTCGGTGCCGGTGAGAACCAGAGCCTGGAGAGACCGTTCGGCGACGCCGATCCCGGGGACATGTTCTCCTGGGCGGGAGCCACGGCGAGCTGGCCCATGCGCACCGACCCCGGCGGCAGCCGGGGCCTCGACGACTACCTCACGCGGGACTACGCCCGCAACATCGGCGCCGAGATCATGGGCCGCAACAAGTTCGGTCCGCAGCGCGGTCCGTGGGAAGACCACGAGTGGCAGGGCTGGTGGGGCGACGAGCCCCCGTTCCGCACGCCGGTGTTCGTCATGACCCACCACAAGCGCCCTTCGTTCACGCTCTCCGACACCACGTTCCACTTCGTCGACGACGACCCGGCGACGGTGCTCGAGCGGGCACGGGAGGCCGCGCAGGGCAAGGACGTCCGGCTCGGCGGCGGGGCCGCCACCATCCGGGAGTTCCTCGACGCCGACCTCATCGACACGCTGCACGTGGCGGTCTCCTCGGTGAAGCTCGGATCCGGGTCACGGCTGTGGGAGTCGCCCGACGAACTGCTCGACCGGTTCCACCTCGACGTCGTGCCGAGTCCGGGCGGGGCGGTGACGCACCATCTGTTCTGGCGAAAGTGA
- a CDS encoding ornithine cyclodeaminase family protein, translating to MSEAPPYIDADAMARLVPMATAIEAVEAVLKAGLDPEAEPPRGVVGVPGGQLLLMPSSTASYTGVKIATVTPGNAARDLPRVQGVYLLLDGETHTPLALLDGIALTSLRTPAVSGAAIKHLAVPEARRLLVFGSGPQAWGHVEAVRAVRPALEHVDVVARNPERVTAFVDRCRDAGLSAAPATPADVATADVVCCCTTAREPLFDSALLPPHATVAAVGSHEPDAREVDEGLLRRGLVVAESHEVALRECGDIVLAVDAGAFDMGLLRTLGELVRGEVELTEDRPRLFKSAGMAWEDLGVGAAAYERWAGLG from the coding sequence ATGAGCGAGGCCCCGCCCTACATCGACGCCGACGCGATGGCCCGGCTCGTCCCGATGGCCACGGCGATCGAGGCGGTGGAGGCCGTCCTCAAGGCAGGCCTGGACCCGGAGGCGGAGCCCCCGCGGGGGGTCGTGGGCGTACCGGGCGGTCAGCTCCTGCTGATGCCGTCCTCCACGGCGTCGTACACCGGGGTGAAGATCGCCACGGTCACGCCCGGCAACGCGGCCCGCGACCTCCCCCGCGTGCAGGGCGTGTACCTCCTCCTGGACGGCGAGACGCACACGCCGCTCGCCCTGCTCGACGGAATCGCCCTGACCTCGCTGCGCACCCCGGCGGTCTCCGGAGCCGCGATCAAGCACCTCGCGGTCCCGGAGGCCCGCCGCCTCCTGGTCTTCGGCTCCGGCCCGCAGGCCTGGGGCCACGTGGAGGCGGTGCGCGCGGTGCGCCCGGCGCTGGAACACGTGGACGTGGTGGCGCGCAACCCCGAGCGGGTGACGGCCTTCGTCGACCGCTGCCGCGATGCGGGCCTTTCGGCGGCGCCCGCGACCCCGGCGGACGTGGCGACCGCCGACGTGGTCTGCTGCTGCACGACGGCCCGCGAACCGCTCTTCGACAGCGCGCTGCTCCCGCCCCACGCGACGGTGGCGGCGGTGGGCTCGCACGAACCGGACGCGCGCGAGGTGGACGAGGGGCTCCTGAGGCGCGGTCTGGTGGTGGCGGAGTCCCACGAAGTGGCACTGCGGGAGTGCGGGGACATCGTGCTCGCGGTGGACGCGGGGGCCTTCGACATGGGCCTGCTGCGGACTCTGGGTGAACTGGTGCGGGGCGAGGTGGAGTTGACCGAGGACCGGCCCCGGTTGTTCAAGTCGGCGGGGATGGCCTGGGAGGACCTGGGCGTGGGAGCGGCCGCGTACGAGCGGTGGGCGGGCCTCGGCTGA
- a CDS encoding sulfite oxidase: MTPMISKETSDGSSEEEYDRRRRAQWLAGEARADGVARRDMLRLLAAAGVAAGAATALPMTLAAPRAQAAAAGTGTATPGIVKPLPEDRFTIRGTNAETKFDALAQTGHLTPASHFFVRNHTATPRIDAKTWTLRIWGDGLRGGEREFTLADLKRLPATSRTAFVECAGNGRSFFTTQQGQPASGTAWTLGAIGNARWRGVRLSEVLRRAGVSRHAVDVMPSGLDADYVTDDGTNLGRVRRPLPLSKALDDVILAYEMNGAPLPADHGYPVRVLVPAWVGIASIKWVGDIEVSSKPLFSPWNTQFYRLFGETYPPEGSAPLTRQTLKSAFELPWNASVDAATTHHLTGRSWSATGAITRVDISTDEGATWHRARLKDTPHRATWTRWTTPWHPRTPGPTTLLARATDTTGRTQPETTVHNTQGYLFDAVVRHAVTVV; the protein is encoded by the coding sequence ATGACGCCCATGATCTCCAAAGAGACGTCCGACGGGTCATCCGAAGAGGAGTACGACAGACGCCGCCGCGCCCAGTGGCTCGCGGGGGAGGCACGGGCGGACGGGGTGGCACGCAGGGACATGCTGCGGCTGCTCGCGGCGGCGGGGGTAGCGGCGGGTGCGGCGACCGCCCTGCCGATGACGCTGGCAGCCCCCCGAGCGCAGGCGGCAGCGGCCGGAACCGGCACCGCCACCCCTGGAATTGTGAAGCCGCTCCCCGAGGACCGCTTCACGATCCGCGGCACGAACGCGGAGACGAAGTTCGACGCGCTGGCGCAGACGGGCCACCTCACCCCCGCATCCCATTTCTTCGTCCGCAACCACACGGCGACGCCACGCATCGACGCGAAGACCTGGACGCTGAGGATCTGGGGCGACGGACTGCGGGGCGGGGAGCGGGAGTTCACGCTCGCGGACCTCAAACGCCTCCCGGCGACCTCACGCACCGCCTTCGTCGAATGCGCGGGCAACGGCAGAAGCTTCTTCACGACCCAGCAGGGCCAACCGGCCTCGGGCACGGCCTGGACCCTCGGAGCGATCGGCAACGCCCGCTGGCGCGGCGTACGCCTCTCCGAAGTCCTGCGCCGGGCAGGCGTGTCGCGCCACGCGGTGGACGTGATGCCGAGCGGTCTCGACGCGGACTACGTCACGGACGACGGCACGAACCTGGGCAGGGTCCGCCGCCCGCTCCCGCTCTCCAAGGCGCTGGACGACGTCATCCTCGCGTACGAGATGAACGGCGCCCCACTCCCCGCGGACCACGGCTACCCGGTGAGGGTCCTGGTCCCGGCGTGGGTGGGCATCGCGTCGATCAAATGGGTGGGTGACATCGAGGTCTCTTCGAAGCCCCTCTTCTCCCCCTGGAACACGCAGTTCTACCGCCTGTTCGGCGAGACGTACCCGCCGGAGGGCAGCGCCCCACTCACCCGCCAAACCCTGAAGTCAGCCTTCGAACTCCCCTGGAACGCAAGCGTCGACGCGGCCACGACCCACCACCTGACCGGCCGCTCATGGTCGGCGACGGGCGCGATCACCCGAGTGGACATCAGCACGGACGAGGGCGCGACATGGCACCGCGCCCGCCTCAAGGACACACCCCACCGCGCCACTTGGACCCGCTGGACCACCCCCTGGCACCCCAGAACCCCGGGCCCGACGACACTCCTGGCCCGCGCCACGGACACCACGGGCCGCACCCAGCCGGAGACGACGGTGCACAACACCCAGGGGTATCTGTTCGATGCGGTGGTGCGGCATGCGGTGACGGTGGTCTGA
- a CDS encoding sugar kinase has translation MTVPRQPSSPDSPDSPDPADGGGGPREGRRHMIRRRWLTATIIVLLIGVPAGYLVISANQSRNSGRDKEAKYSATGLTAGWPSKVQRRLYDVPIPRYSREVAYYETNNWRTSRLYAQFLTSNEGLDKFLKQIGSSTKTLKKNDITISKRDRKVVGWEFTDPGPWLGLTHVKKDPAPTLDVVVNRGNPKHPMVYVVSTTTP, from the coding sequence ATGACCGTGCCCCGCCAACCCTCGTCCCCGGACTCTCCGGACTCCCCGGATCCCGCCGACGGGGGAGGCGGCCCCCGCGAGGGCCGCCGCCACATGATCCGCCGCCGCTGGCTGACGGCCACGATCATCGTGCTCCTGATCGGCGTACCGGCCGGCTATCTGGTGATCTCCGCGAACCAGAGCCGCAACAGCGGCCGCGACAAGGAGGCCAAGTACTCCGCGACCGGCCTCACCGCGGGCTGGCCCTCCAAGGTGCAGCGCCGTCTCTACGACGTGCCGATCCCGCGCTACTCCAGGGAAGTCGCCTACTACGAGACGAACAACTGGCGCACCAGCCGCCTGTACGCCCAGTTCCTGACGAGCAACGAGGGCCTGGACAAGTTCCTCAAGCAGATCGGTTCGAGCACCAAGACGCTGAAGAAGAACGACATCACGATCAGCAAGCGCGACCGCAAGGTCGTCGGCTGGGAGTTCACGGACCCGGGCCCCTGGCTCGGCCTCACCCACGTGAAGAAGGACCCGGCGCCGACCCTGGACGTGGTGGTGAACCGCGGCAATCCGAAGCACCCCATGGTGTATGTAGTGTCTACGACAACTCCGTAA
- a CDS encoding ROK family glucokinase: MSTYRDLAHRGSARATVLRTVGTRERRSHLTAPRVPTVGIDIGGTKVMAGVVDADGNILETLRTETPDKSKSPKVVEDTIVELVLDLSDRHDVHAVGIGAAGWVDADRNRVLFAPHLSWRNEPLRDRISGRLAVPVLVDNDANTAAWAEWRFGAARGEDHLVMITLGTGIGGAILEDGQVKRGKFGVAGEFGHMQVVPGGHRCPCGNRGCWEQYSSGNALVREARELAAADSPVAYGIIERVKGNIPDITGPLITELARDGDAMCVELLQDIGQWLGVGIANLAAALDPSCFVIGGGVSAADDLLIGPARDAFRRQLTGRGYRPEARIARAQLGPEAGMVGAADLARLVARRFRRANRRRVERHERYERYAEARRTNDRTSQGTQ, encoded by the coding sequence ATGAGCACCTACCGCGACCTCGCGCACCGCGGCTCCGCCCGAGCCACCGTTCTGCGGACCGTGGGCACGCGTGAGCGCCGATCGCATCTGACGGCGCCCCGCGTCCCCACCGTCGGCATCGACATCGGCGGCACGAAGGTGATGGCGGGAGTCGTCGACGCCGACGGCAACATCCTGGAGACGCTCCGCACGGAGACCCCGGACAAGTCCAAGAGCCCCAAGGTCGTCGAGGACACCATCGTCGAGCTGGTCCTCGACCTCTCCGACCGGCACGACGTGCACGCGGTGGGCATCGGCGCCGCAGGCTGGGTCGACGCGGACCGCAACCGCGTCCTGTTCGCCCCGCACCTGTCCTGGCGCAACGAACCCCTCCGCGACCGCATCTCCGGCCGCCTCGCGGTCCCCGTGCTCGTCGACAACGACGCGAACACCGCCGCGTGGGCGGAGTGGCGCTTCGGCGCGGCCCGCGGCGAGGACCACCTGGTCATGATCACGCTCGGCACCGGCATCGGCGGTGCGATCCTGGAGGACGGCCAGGTCAAGCGCGGCAAGTTCGGCGTGGCCGGGGAGTTCGGCCACATGCAGGTGGTCCCTGGCGGCCACCGCTGCCCGTGCGGCAACCGCGGCTGCTGGGAGCAGTACAGCTCCGGCAACGCGCTTGTCAGGGAGGCCCGCGAGCTCGCCGCCGCCGACTCCCCGGTCGCGTACGGGATCATCGAGCGGGTCAAGGGAAACATCCCCGACATCACGGGCCCCCTGATCACGGAGCTGGCCCGCGACGGCGACGCGATGTGCGTCGAGCTCCTCCAGGACATCGGCCAGTGGCTGGGCGTCGGCATCGCGAACCTCGCCGCGGCCCTCGACCCGTCCTGCTTCGTGATCGGCGGCGGTGTCTCGGCCGCCGACGACCTCCTGATCGGCCCGGCCCGCGACGCCTTCCGCCGCCAGCTGACCGGCCGCGGCTACCGCCCCGAGGCCCGTATCGCCCGCGCCCAGCTCGGCCCCGAGGCGGGCATGGTGGGCGCCGCCGACCTGGCGCGCCTGGTGGCACGCCGCTTCCGCCGGGCGAACCGCCGCCGGGTGGAGCGCCACGAACGCTACGAGCGCTACGCGGAAGCGCGCCGCACCAACGACCGCACCTCTCAGGGAACCCAGTAA
- a CDS encoding ATP-binding cassette domain-containing protein encodes MTTDTTDVNDAVPEPEPGSTPLVELDDVSKYYGNIRALEGVSLEVHAGEISCVLGDNGAGKSTLIKIIAGLHRHDAGEFRIEGEDAKLGSPREALDRGIATVYQDLAVVPLMPVWRNFFLGSEPTKGVGPFKRLDVDLMRETTRAELLRMGIDLRDVDQPIGTLSGGERQCVAIARAVYFGAKVLVLDEPTAALGVKQSGVVLKYVAAARDAGLGVVLITHNPHHAYLVGNRFVLLKRGTMFGSYARDEITLDELTRQMAGGSELDDLRHELEDKGAP; translated from the coding sequence GTGACCACCGACACGACCGACGTCAACGACGCGGTGCCGGAGCCGGAGCCGGGAAGCACCCCGCTCGTCGAGCTCGACGACGTCAGTAAGTACTACGGCAACATCCGCGCCCTGGAAGGCGTCTCCCTGGAGGTCCACGCGGGCGAGATCTCCTGTGTCCTCGGCGACAACGGCGCGGGCAAGTCGACCCTCATCAAGATCATCGCGGGTCTGCACCGGCACGACGCGGGAGAGTTCCGCATCGAGGGCGAGGACGCGAAGCTCGGCTCGCCGCGCGAGGCCCTGGACCGCGGCATCGCCACGGTCTACCAGGACCTCGCGGTGGTCCCGCTGATGCCGGTCTGGCGCAACTTCTTCCTCGGCTCCGAGCCGACGAAGGGCGTCGGGCCCTTCAAGCGCCTCGACGTCGACCTCATGCGCGAGACGACCCGCGCGGAGCTGCTCCGCATGGGCATCGACCTGCGCGACGTCGACCAGCCCATCGGCACCCTGTCGGGCGGCGAACGCCAGTGCGTGGCGATCGCGCGCGCCGTCTACTTCGGCGCCAAGGTCCTGGTCCTGGACGAGCCGACGGCGGCACTCGGCGTCAAGCAGTCCGGTGTCGTCCTGAAGTACGTGGCCGCCGCGCGGGACGCGGGCCTCGGAGTGGTCTTGATCACCCACAACCCGCACCACGCGTACCTGGTCGGCAATCGCTTCGTCCTCCTGAAGCGCGGCACGATGTTCGGCAGCTACGCGCGTGACGAGATCACCCTGGACGAGCTCACTCGCCAGATGGCGGGCGGCAGCGAACTCGACGACCTGCGTCACGAGCTGGAGGACAAGGGGGCCCCGTAG
- a CDS encoding ABC transporter permease has translation MTATAPAPAPAPSPDTKTDERLLKASPLKKLMGRPELGSVVGAVAVFVFFSIAADSFLQTNSLATVLYAASTLGIMAVPVALLMIGGEFDLSAGVMVTTSALISSMFSYQMTANVWVGVLVSLVATLGVGVFNGVMLTRTDPPSFIITLGTFLMLTGMNLGFTKLISGTVSTKSISDMEGFASAKDVFASTITIGGVDFKITILWWLGLIAVATWILLRTRVGNWIFAVGGGEDAARAVGVPVAATKIGLYMGVAFGAWISGQHLLFSYDVVQSGEGVGNELIYIIAAVIGGCLITGGYGSAVGAAVGALIFGMVSKGIVFAEWNPDWFKFFLGVMLLLATLLNHWVRKRAEATK, from the coding sequence ATGACAGCGACCGCACCCGCACCCGCACCGGCGCCTTCGCCGGACACGAAGACGGACGAGCGCCTCCTGAAGGCGTCGCCGCTGAAGAAGCTGATGGGCCGCCCCGAGCTCGGCTCCGTCGTCGGCGCCGTGGCCGTCTTCGTCTTCTTCTCGATCGCGGCGGACAGCTTCCTGCAGACCAACAGCCTGGCCACGGTGCTCTACGCGGCGTCGACGCTCGGCATCATGGCCGTGCCGGTGGCGCTGCTCATGATCGGCGGCGAGTTCGACCTGTCGGCGGGCGTCATGGTGACGACCTCCGCGCTGATCTCGTCGATGTTCAGCTACCAGATGACGGCCAACGTCTGGGTCGGCGTCCTCGTCTCGCTCGTCGCCACCCTCGGGGTCGGCGTCTTCAACGGCGTGATGCTGACGCGCACCGACCCGCCGAGCTTCATCATCACGCTCGGTACGTTCCTCATGCTGACCGGCATGAACCTCGGCTTCACCAAGCTGATCAGCGGCACGGTCTCCACGAAGTCGATCTCCGACATGGAGGGCTTCGCCTCCGCCAAGGACGTCTTCGCCTCGACGATCACCATCGGCGGCGTCGACTTCAAGATCACGATCCTGTGGTGGCTCGGCCTGATCGCGGTCGCCACCTGGATCCTGCTCCGCACCCGCGTCGGCAACTGGATCTTCGCGGTCGGCGGCGGCGAGGACGCGGCCCGCGCGGTCGGCGTCCCGGTGGCGGCGACCAAGATCGGCCTCTACATGGGCGTCGCCTTCGGCGCCTGGATCTCGGGCCAGCACCTGCTGTTCTCGTACGACGTCGTCCAGTCGGGCGAGGGCGTCGGCAACGAACTGATCTACATTATCGCGGCCGTCATCGGCGGCTGTCTGATCACCGGCGGATACGGCTCGGCGGTCGGCGCGGCCGTGGGTGCCCTCATCTTCGGCATGGTCAGCAAGGGCATCGTGTTCGCCGAGTGGAACCCGGACTGGTTCAAGTTCTTCCTCGGAGTGATGCTGCTCCTGGCGACCCTGCTCAACCACTGGGTCCGCAAGCGCGCGGAGGCGACGAAGTGA
- a CDS encoding sugar ABC transporter substrate-binding protein, translating to MGAVLVAVLGVSLAGCSSTGGKRAEDARKAATAQGKAAVNTPNWTFGMVTHSGDGDTFWDIVQEGAEQAARKDNIKFLYSHNAEAQQQAQLVDSYIDKKVDGIIVSLAKPAAMKGALARAKKAGIPVITVNSGSAESKAFGALTHIGQDETIAGEAVGDELNKRGKKKALCILHEQGNVGHEQRCEGAKKTFDGKMQNLYVTGTNMPDVQSSIEARLQSDKSIDSVVTLGAPFADTAVKAADSAGSKAEVDTFDLNEKVAAGLKDGTLGFAVDQQPYLQGYEAVDLLWLYKYNDDVLGGGKPVLTGPQIITKDQAAKLEEYAKRGTR from the coding sequence GTGGGTGCCGTGCTGGTCGCGGTGCTCGGGGTATCCCTCGCGGGGTGCAGCAGCACCGGTGGCAAGCGCGCCGAGGACGCACGCAAGGCGGCAACGGCACAGGGCAAGGCCGCGGTGAACACGCCGAACTGGACGTTCGGCATGGTGACCCACTCGGGTGACGGCGACACGTTCTGGGACATCGTCCAGGAAGGCGCCGAGCAGGCGGCCCGCAAGGACAACATCAAGTTCCTCTACTCCCACAATGCCGAGGCCCAGCAGCAGGCCCAGCTCGTGGACTCGTACATCGACAAGAAGGTCGACGGCATCATCGTCAGTCTCGCCAAGCCCGCCGCGATGAAGGGCGCCCTGGCCCGCGCCAAGAAGGCCGGCATCCCGGTGATCACGGTGAACTCCGGCTCCGCCGAGTCCAAGGCGTTCGGCGCGCTCACCCACATCGGTCAGGACGAGACGATCGCGGGCGAGGCCGTCGGCGACGAGCTCAACAAGCGCGGCAAGAAGAAGGCGCTCTGCATCCTGCACGAGCAGGGCAACGTCGGCCACGAGCAGCGCTGCGAAGGCGCCAAGAAGACCTTCGACGGCAAGATGCAGAACCTGTACGTGACCGGCACGAACATGCCCGACGTGCAGTCCTCCATCGAGGCCAGGCTCCAGTCCGACAAGTCCATCGACTCGGTCGTCACGCTCGGCGCGCCCTTCGCGGACACCGCGGTGAAGGCCGCGGACAGCGCGGGCAGCAAGGCCGAGGTCGACACCTTCGACCTGAACGAGAAGGTCGCGGCAGGACTGAAGGACGGCACGCTCGGCTTCGCCGTCGACCAGCAGCCCTACCTCCAGGGCTACGAGGCCGTGGACCTGCTCTGGCTGTACAAGTACAACGACGACGTGCTCGGCGGCGGCAAGCCGGTGCTCACCGGACCGCAGATCATCACCAAGGACCAGGCCGCCAAGCTGGAGGAATACGCGAAGCGAGGGACGCGATGA
- a CDS encoding sugar ABC transporter substrate-binding protein, whose protein sequence is MRTARAARTAAALTAVIALAAGCSGSGGKDDEDKSGDGGGGGKGVNTPRLKIAMVTHSGEGDTFWDIVQSGAKQAARKDNVDFLYSNDKEAKGQAELVQSAIDKRVDGIVVTLAKPEAMKAVLGKAQAAGIPVVTINSGGEFSADFGALSHIGQDESVAGEAVGDELTQRGKKKVLCVIHEQGNVSLEQRCAGVKKTLKGSVENLNVEGTNAPNAQSSISAKLQAAKDIDAVVTLGAPIAALSVKAKEDSGSKAEVATFDLNAEVVKRLKAKEVGFAVDQQPYLQGYLAIDELWLYKTNANVLGGGKPVLTGPAIVTEKDVPKLEKYTARGTR, encoded by the coding sequence ATGCGTACGGCCCGCGCAGCCCGCACGGCAGCGGCTCTCACCGCGGTGATCGCGCTCGCGGCCGGGTGCAGCGGCTCCGGCGGCAAGGACGACGAGGACAAGTCCGGCGACGGCGGGGGAGGCGGCAAGGGCGTGAACACGCCCCGCCTCAAGATCGCGATGGTCACGCACTCCGGCGAGGGCGACACCTTCTGGGACATCGTCCAGAGCGGCGCCAAGCAGGCGGCCCGCAAGGACAACGTCGATTTCCTCTACTCCAACGACAAAGAAGCCAAGGGACAGGCCGAGCTCGTCCAGTCGGCGATCGACAAGAGGGTCGACGGCATCGTCGTGACCCTGGCCAAGCCCGAGGCGATGAAGGCGGTCCTCGGCAAGGCTCAGGCCGCGGGGATACCGGTCGTCACGATCAACTCCGGCGGCGAGTTCTCCGCCGACTTCGGCGCCCTGAGCCACATCGGCCAGGACGAGTCCGTGGCGGGCGAGGCGGTCGGCGACGAGCTCACGCAGCGCGGCAAGAAGAAGGTGCTCTGCGTCATCCACGAACAGGGCAACGTCTCCCTGGAGCAGCGCTGCGCGGGCGTCAAGAAGACCCTCAAGGGCTCGGTCGAGAACCTGAACGTCGAGGGCACCAACGCGCCGAACGCCCAGTCCTCCATCAGCGCGAAACTCCAGGCGGCCAAGGACATCGACGCGGTGGTCACCCTCGGCGCGCCCATCGCCGCCCTCTCGGTGAAGGCCAAGGAGGACTCCGGCAGCAAGGCCGAGGTCGCCACGTTCGACCTGAACGCCGAGGTCGTCAAGCGCCTCAAGGCCAAGGAGGTGGGCTTCGCCGTCGACCAGCAGCCCTACCTCCAGGGCTATCTCGCCATCGACGAACTGTGGCTCTACAAGACCAACGCGAACGTCCTGGGCGGCGGCAAGCCCGTCCTGACCGGACCCGCCATCGTCACCGAGAAGGACGTGCCGAAGCTGGAGAAGTACACCGCCCGCGGTACCCGATGA
- a CDS encoding GntR family transcriptional regulator translates to MDPTVSLQLGVDRSSPVPLYFQLSQQLEAAIERGALTPGTLLGNEIELAGRLGLSRPTVRQAIQSLVDKGLLVRRRGIGTQVVHSQVKRPLELSSLYDDLEAAGQRPETRVLRNTVEPASAEVAAALGVAEGDEVHLVERLRLAHGEPMAYLRNHIPSGLLDLDTPRLEATGLYRLMRAAGITLHSARQSVGARAATAGEGERLGEPAGAPLLTMQRTTFDDTGRAVEFGSHIYRASRYSFEFQLLVRP, encoded by the coding sequence GTGGACCCCACCGTCTCCCTCCAGCTCGGCGTCGACCGCAGCAGCCCGGTCCCGCTGTACTTCCAGCTGTCCCAGCAGCTGGAGGCGGCGATCGAGCGCGGCGCCCTGACCCCGGGCACCCTGCTCGGCAACGAGATCGAGCTGGCAGGGCGCCTCGGCCTGTCCCGGCCGACCGTCCGCCAGGCCATCCAGTCGCTCGTCGACAAGGGGCTGCTCGTGCGCCGCAGGGGTATCGGCACCCAGGTCGTGCACAGCCAGGTCAAGCGCCCCCTCGAACTCAGCAGTCTCTACGACGACCTGGAGGCGGCGGGCCAGCGCCCCGAGACCCGCGTCCTGCGCAACACCGTCGAGCCCGCGTCCGCCGAGGTGGCCGCAGCCCTCGGCGTGGCGGAGGGCGACGAGGTCCACCTGGTCGAGCGGCTCCGTCTGGCCCACGGCGAGCCCATGGCGTACCTGCGCAACCACATCCCGTCCGGGCTCCTCGACCTCGACACCCCGCGCCTGGAGGCCACCGGCCTCTACCGCCTGATGCGCGCCGCGGGCATCACCCTGCACAGCGCGCGCCAGTCCGTGGGTGCCCGCGCCGCCACCGCCGGCGAGGGCGAGCGGCTCGGCGAGCCCGCGGGGGCGCCGCTGCTCACGATGCAGCGCACGACGTTCGACGACACGGGCCGCGCGGTCGAGTTCGGCTCGCACATCTACCGGGCCTCGCGCTACTCCTTCGAGTTCCAGCTCCTCGTACGGCCGTAG